One genomic window of Sphingobacterium oryzagri includes the following:
- a CDS encoding SDR family NAD(P)-dependent oxidoreductase, giving the protein MKSIVIIGAGEGVGKETALTYGLQGYSVGIIRRDREALEIMLNELASQNIRAHGIVADVQNINQLAAAINDMYKILGRLDILLYNVPGPLREAYGSILDADVALLHKFLDLRIVNALWSIKTALPFLKESNGAIIITSGPSDRIAYPSTAIIGIAQAGLRMLAMHLAQELKSYDIYVGYVPLSNPPEYTDKAKDTNRSDVPAGFQLDNRVQASQVAQLIYKMTALRNQAELVVEAGTEL; this is encoded by the coding sequence ATGAAAAGTATAGTTATCATTGGAGCAGGTGAAGGTGTTGGCAAAGAAACGGCATTGACCTACGGTCTGCAAGGATATTCGGTAGGAATTATTAGAAGAGACCGTGAGGCTCTTGAAATAATGCTGAATGAATTAGCTTCTCAAAACATTCGTGCCCACGGAATAGTTGCTGATGTTCAAAACATCAACCAACTTGCAGCTGCTATTAACGATATGTACAAAATACTAGGCAGGTTGGATATTCTTCTGTATAATGTTCCAGGCCCCCTAAGAGAGGCATACGGCTCAATACTTGATGCAGACGTTGCATTATTACACAAATTTTTGGATCTAAGGATCGTCAATGCGCTTTGGTCGATTAAGACAGCATTACCATTTTTAAAGGAAAGCAATGGCGCAATAATCATTACTAGTGGCCCTTCAGATAGGATAGCGTACCCATCTACAGCCATTATTGGTATCGCACAGGCTGGCCTAAGAATGTTAGCAATGCATTTAGCTCAGGAATTAAAATCGTATGATATATATGTAGGCTACGTTCCTTTAAGTAATCCACCGGAATACACAGATAAAGCAAAGGATACAAATAGATCGGATGTTCCTGCAGGATTTCAACTGGACAATCGCGTACAGGCATCGCAAGTTGCACAGTTAATTTATAAAATGACAGCATTAAGAAATCAGGCAGAGCTTGTTGTAGAAGCTGGTACTGAGCTTTAG
- a CDS encoding DUF4374 domain-containing protein: MNKNSKRTGLNYVAAFMMVLSTLSISCSSDNDPIIAPDENAERSYTIGAWSPDGSQYLAQTSSLTEGELSFVGNGLQANGSRYLWHKNHVYVMNLVLRQFIQYEMHPDGRLTQKGAIAVDGVVPNYFQSLNVVDDNTLLVLGSQEQGANGVAGWARIRVPEFSVEARGTLNVPYNATRPGVEFAVGRGFVDGNKFIMGGYYYDYQNKGYTASGVQAMVYDYPSMGNMRVISSNVTNAGIGYDYLSSLTSDEQGNHYFVASAGRFWTGLGGKSGVVRIKKGEERFDPDYFLDVTTPLGKQACLMGINYVGGGIAFGTVQYEEMMTSVRDRLGNVGQVVKLDLTRKQVSLMNTPLSPVSMVRSPLVINGKYYTAITPTNGAAAIYEFDPAGDADSGKPGLQLQTGTTVNLIAPHPAR, from the coding sequence ATGAACAAAAATTCTAAAAGAACAGGCTTAAATTATGTAGCCGCTTTTATGATGGTGTTAAGCACCCTATCTATTTCGTGTAGCTCCGATAATGATCCTATTATAGCACCCGATGAAAATGCTGAGCGTTCCTATACCATCGGCGCTTGGTCTCCTGATGGATCGCAGTACTTGGCGCAAACTTCGTCACTAACAGAAGGTGAACTTAGCTTTGTTGGCAATGGCCTTCAAGCAAATGGTTCTAGATATCTGTGGCATAAAAACCACGTGTATGTTATGAATCTTGTTCTCAGACAATTTATTCAATATGAAATGCACCCAGATGGAAGGTTAACACAAAAAGGTGCTATTGCCGTTGACGGTGTGGTGCCGAACTACTTTCAGTCACTGAATGTTGTCGATGACAATACTTTACTCGTACTTGGATCCCAAGAGCAGGGCGCAAATGGTGTAGCCGGTTGGGCGCGGATACGTGTTCCAGAATTTTCTGTAGAAGCGCGCGGAACGTTAAATGTACCTTATAACGCTACAAGGCCAGGGGTCGAGTTTGCCGTTGGTCGTGGATTTGTTGATGGAAATAAATTTATCATGGGTGGTTATTACTATGATTATCAAAATAAAGGTTATACCGCAAGCGGTGTACAGGCCATGGTCTACGATTATCCATCAATGGGCAATATGCGTGTTATCAGCTCAAACGTTACAAACGCAGGTATTGGCTATGATTATCTTTCATCATTGACGAGCGACGAGCAAGGCAACCATTATTTCGTAGCAAGTGCAGGACGTTTCTGGACCGGGTTAGGCGGTAAATCCGGCGTGGTACGTATAAAAAAAGGTGAGGAACGTTTTGATCCAGATTATTTTCTTGATGTGACCACACCATTGGGTAAACAAGCGTGTTTGATGGGAATCAACTACGTTGGAGGTGGTATTGCATTTGGTACGGTTCAATATGAAGAGATGATGACATCTGTAAGAGATAGACTGGGAAATGTTGGGCAGGTTGTTAAGTTAGACTTGACACGCAAACAAGTTTCGCTCATGAATACGCCACTTAGTCCGGTAAGCATGGTGCGATCACCACTGGTTATCAACGGGAAATATTATACAGCGATCACCCCAACTAATGGAGCAGCTGCTATCTACGAGTTTGATCCGGCGGGAGATGCTGATTCAGGAAAACCTGGTCTACAATTGCAAACGGGTACAACGGTAAACTTGATCGCTCCACACCCAGCAAGATAG
- a CDS encoding winged helix-turn-helix transcriptional regulator: protein MPTKKITKNTERCALQEILGVIGGKWSMSIIYALSHRTMRFSEIERMIPGINTRMLVKELKNMENNGIVTREVFATVPPTVEYTLTAKGKKLNPIIDELYKWGEEYVDKSMS, encoded by the coding sequence ATGCCCACAAAAAAAATAACTAAAAATACCGAGCGTTGCGCCCTACAAGAAATTTTGGGCGTTATTGGCGGAAAATGGTCTATGTCCATCATATATGCGCTCAGCCACCGCACCATGCGCTTCAGTGAAATCGAGCGTATGATCCCAGGGATAAATACCAGGATGCTAGTCAAAGAGCTTAAAAACATGGAGAATAATGGAATTGTGACAAGAGAGGTATTCGCCACTGTGCCACCTACTGTGGAGTATACGTTAACCGCTAAGGGCAAAAAGCTAAATCCCATTATCGATGAGCTCTATAAATGGGGGGAGGAATATGTAGATAAGTCTATGTCGTAA
- a CDS encoding JAB domain-containing protein, translated as MSVAHNHPSGTWKPSQVDRQLTRKIVEAGMILDIPLLDHLILTEKSYYFFRDEGDL; from the coding sequence GTGTCGGTTGCTCATAATCATCCCTCCGGCACATGGAAACCTAGTCAAGTTGATCGACAACTAACGCGAAAGATTGTTGAGGCAGGTATGATTTTGGATATACCGCTGCTTGACCACCTGATTTTGACTGAGAAATCTTACTATTTTTTTCGAGATGAGGGAGACTTATAG
- a CDS encoding winged helix-turn-helix transcriptional regulator, whose translation MKKNVIDDCDLKYVLDIISDKWSVFVILTLSEKKVVRFNELQKLLKGISQKMLTASLRKLEGNKLVERRVFGEIPPKVEYTLSSIGLSLVPHIKNVVEWAVNNVDEIKSVDHNL comes from the coding sequence ATGAAAAAAAATGTAATTGACGATTGCGATCTTAAATACGTTCTTGATATCATCAGTGACAAATGGTCTGTCTTCGTAATTTTGACGCTTTCTGAAAAGAAGGTTGTCAGATTTAATGAGCTGCAGAAATTACTGAAAGGTATTTCACAAAAGATGCTTACAGCCTCGCTTCGCAAATTGGAAGGCAATAAATTAGTGGAACGTCGAGTTTTTGGCGAAATTCCGCCAAAAGTTGAATACACCCTCTCCTCAATCGGTTTGAGTTTGGTTCCACATATCAAAAATGTTGTGGAATGGGCTGTTAACAATGTAGACGAGATAAAATCTGTGGACCATAATCTCTAA
- a CDS encoding sensor histidine kinase produces the protein MNTSSSLPTPNHLSATDILGMLTKNGRPTIIFTSYDLHIGYANEAILSLWNKKAIEAGSTLVTVAPELVNLIANLRQVWDEGKPMNVINAYTTIDFNGVLVEAPFDFDHRPIKNAAGETIAIITSAVKVEERAMVDENLRRIADEERDLISNLTKLNKELELNKMQLTNALQAASLGSYDLDLLTGQMSCSNQCKLNFGRLIDRDFDYSDLLECILPQHHDAFTESISLALLNKQSFNIEYQIKWQDDSIHWIQSNGTPQYDDNGVATRIIGVTQEITEKKNYQSKKDEFLSVASHELKTPITVLKASIQMLQRLKPKIENQLAVKLIESCDTGIEKVQSLLNEYLDAGRYADGKIGLNISVFDVNELLSESIAHLDKKDRSKLTVLGLPNQLSGDKSRLEQVLINFVNNAYKYAPQSTEIIMSATIDENFVEFSVRDFGPGLTEDEAQHIFDRYWQANTKQNNSKGLGLGLYICSEIIRKHNGSIGVESTLGRGAKFWFRIPIA, from the coding sequence TTGAATACGAGTTCAAGCCTCCCGACACCAAATCATTTAAGCGCGACAGATATTTTAGGTATGCTTACTAAGAACGGTCGGCCTACAATAATATTTACATCGTACGACCTGCACATTGGTTATGCGAATGAAGCGATTCTGTCGCTGTGGAACAAAAAAGCTATCGAAGCTGGATCTACGCTTGTTACCGTCGCGCCAGAGTTGGTAAATCTTATCGCAAACCTAAGACAAGTCTGGGATGAAGGAAAGCCGATGAACGTCATCAACGCTTACACTACTATCGATTTCAATGGTGTTTTGGTGGAAGCGCCATTTGATTTTGATCATCGACCTATTAAAAATGCCGCCGGCGAGACGATTGCTATTATAACCTCCGCGGTAAAAGTTGAAGAGCGGGCGATGGTCGATGAGAATTTAAGAAGGATAGCAGATGAGGAACGTGATCTTATTTCAAATCTTACTAAACTAAACAAGGAGCTCGAACTTAATAAGATGCAGCTTACAAATGCATTGCAAGCAGCCAGCTTGGGAAGCTACGACCTTGATCTTTTAACTGGTCAAATGTCGTGTAGTAATCAGTGCAAACTGAATTTCGGAAGATTAATTGATAGGGACTTTGACTATAGCGATCTGCTGGAATGTATACTACCCCAACACCATGACGCATTCACCGAATCCATATCACTGGCACTCCTGAATAAACAATCGTTTAATATAGAGTATCAAATCAAATGGCAGGACGATTCTATACATTGGATACAGTCCAATGGTACTCCGCAGTATGATGATAATGGTGTGGCTACCAGAATAATTGGGGTAACACAGGAAATCACTGAAAAGAAAAATTATCAAAGTAAAAAGGACGAATTTCTGTCCGTTGCTAGCCATGAGTTAAAAACACCAATAACCGTTTTGAAAGCGAGTATTCAGATGCTTCAAAGGTTAAAGCCAAAAATTGAAAATCAATTAGCCGTTAAACTCATAGAATCCTGTGATACTGGAATAGAAAAAGTCCAGTCATTACTAAACGAATACCTTGATGCTGGAAGATATGCTGATGGAAAAATAGGTTTGAATATAAGTGTTTTTGATGTGAATGAGCTCCTCTCTGAATCAATTGCCCATCTAGATAAAAAAGACCGATCTAAATTAACCGTATTGGGATTGCCTAACCAACTTAGCGGAGATAAAAGCAGGCTTGAACAGGTGCTAATAAACTTCGTAAACAATGCATATAAATACGCTCCACAAAGTACAGAGATCATTATGTCAGCGACAATTGATGAAAATTTTGTAGAATTTTCCGTGCGCGATTTTGGACCAGGGTTGACAGAGGATGAAGCACAGCACATATTCGACCGATATTGGCAGGCTAATACCAAACAAAATAACAGTAAGGGCTTAGGACTTGGTTTGTATATCTGTTCCGAAATAATTCGTAAACATAATGGTTCTATTGGCGTTGAAAGTACATTGGGTAGAGGTGCTAAATTTTGGTTTCGCATACCAATTGC
- a CDS encoding TonB-dependent receptor gives MKRISKILHLLAFMPVIFVNDLKSQTQQTDTTKRVDIKAVDILRQQKAADLRRSPFAADGIDMQPLRMQNLDLNRVLDRLPGIRVRQNGGLGSEASYTIHGLTGNAIRFFVDGVPINNLGSAFGPGSIPSNSLERIEVYKGVTPIELGSDALGGAINLVTRQDLQNNLEFSYAAGSFNTHRATLSSYFSSKNKKLFAQLNGFINSSDNNYEVWGPGVAIAGSDGRIIENIRFKRFNDDYKSVGAKVSIGLRELAWADLLSIGLYASGSDRGIQTGRTMAFVYGAVRYDDRFMMPNIRYVKRNLAGGKLDVDIFAGINSLRGTTTDTSSNKFNWAGNVIDPNVQGELNGIRAQKSIYQFNDRNIQSRVNANYRFSEHLQMRLAYNGTWARREGADELGVAEWTIALREPQYMNKNIVGAAVESNNKNKTFQQILSFRALHYKAESVAYQYSGNSQRELVPISSDDLLWGGSYAARWIPATNWALKLSAENSIRLPEGVELFGDGTTILNSPNLQPEQSQNLNASVHRRFVFDDNLSLETSGNYFFRNTKNLIWLGEGDLFGTARYENLEKIRSQGFEVEARLNIRERFFWTLSSTYQDVRNRQRLAPSGAPNVVFNDRLRNMPYFFANSEFRLQSIRAGKSKYLSAYLNTQYIEKFYFGWPSLGNQATNAYVPRQFIQDAGTAVTFENLGLTVGLDCYNLFNQQIYDNYLLQKPGRFLSIKITYHLSNPF, from the coding sequence ATGAAACGAATTAGTAAAATACTGCATTTATTGGCATTTATGCCCGTAATATTTGTAAATGATTTAAAATCGCAAACTCAACAGACAGATACGACCAAAAGGGTGGATATTAAGGCTGTAGACATCTTACGCCAGCAGAAAGCGGCAGACTTGCGTCGTTCGCCTTTCGCCGCTGACGGAATAGATATGCAACCGCTGCGAATGCAGAATTTGGATTTGAATCGCGTTTTAGATCGTTTACCTGGCATTCGCGTGCGCCAAAATGGTGGTTTAGGTAGTGAAGCTTCTTACACTATTCATGGTCTTACGGGTAATGCCATACGCTTTTTTGTAGATGGAGTGCCAATCAATAATCTTGGTTCAGCATTTGGTCCGGGTAGTATACCTTCTAATTCGCTGGAAAGAATAGAGGTCTACAAAGGGGTCACACCGATCGAACTTGGCAGCGATGCTCTAGGTGGAGCAATAAATCTTGTGACTCGTCAAGATTTACAAAATAACCTTGAATTTTCTTACGCCGCCGGATCTTTCAATACCCATCGCGCAACGCTCTCATCTTATTTCTCTTCAAAAAATAAAAAGCTTTTTGCTCAATTAAATGGTTTCATCAATTCTTCGGATAACAATTATGAAGTATGGGGACCTGGGGTAGCAATAGCTGGAAGCGACGGTAGAATAATAGAAAATATTCGCTTTAAGCGTTTTAACGACGATTACAAAAGCGTGGGAGCAAAAGTTTCCATTGGGCTTAGAGAGCTTGCCTGGGCTGATTTGTTATCAATAGGGCTTTACGCATCTGGTAGTGATCGAGGCATTCAGACGGGGCGCACCATGGCTTTCGTATATGGAGCAGTAAGGTACGATGACCGCTTTATGATGCCAAATATAAGGTATGTAAAAAGGAATTTGGCAGGGGGTAAATTGGATGTAGACATTTTTGCAGGCATCAACTCCTTGCGAGGAACAACTACAGACACCAGTAGCAATAAATTTAATTGGGCAGGTAATGTTATAGATCCTAATGTGCAAGGCGAGTTAAATGGTATCAGGGCACAGAAGTCTATCTATCAATTTAATGATCGAAATATACAATCCAGGGTAAATGCGAACTATCGATTTTCCGAGCACTTGCAGATGCGGCTGGCGTATAACGGCACCTGGGCAAGACGCGAAGGAGCTGATGAACTCGGTGTTGCCGAATGGACGATTGCCTTGCGGGAACCTCAATACATGAATAAAAATATCGTTGGAGCCGCTGTTGAAAGTAATAATAAAAATAAGACCTTTCAGCAAATACTTTCATTTCGAGCGCTGCACTATAAAGCCGAATCGGTAGCTTATCAGTATTCGGGGAATTCGCAAAGAGAGCTTGTGCCAATTTCAAGCGATGACTTGCTATGGGGTGGTAGCTATGCCGCTCGATGGATTCCCGCCACAAACTGGGCACTAAAACTATCTGCGGAAAATAGCATTCGACTTCCAGAGGGTGTTGAGCTTTTCGGTGACGGTACCACCATCTTAAACTCGCCCAATCTGCAACCAGAACAGAGTCAAAATCTAAATGCATCCGTACATAGAAGATTTGTATTCGATGATAATTTAAGTCTGGAGACATCAGGTAATTACTTTTTTAGAAATACTAAAAATCTGATATGGCTTGGTGAGGGAGATTTGTTCGGGACAGCGCGTTATGAAAATTTAGAGAAGATACGCAGTCAAGGTTTTGAAGTGGAGGCTAGATTAAATATCCGGGAGCGATTTTTTTGGACGCTAAGTTCTACTTATCAGGACGTTCGTAATAGGCAGCGTTTAGCTCCCAGTGGAGCGCCCAATGTTGTCTTCAACGACCGACTGCGCAACATGCCCTACTTTTTTGCCAATAGCGAATTTAGGTTGCAGAGCATTCGAGCTGGAAAATCAAAGTACCTCAGCGCTTACCTCAACACGCAATACATCGAAAAATTTTATTTTGGCTGGCCTAGTTTAGGTAACCAAGCCACGAATGCCTATGTACCCCGCCAATTTATTCAGGACGCTGGAACAGCTGTAACATTTGAAAACTTAGGATTGACAGTCGGGCTTGACTGCTACAATTTATTCAACCAACAGATTTACGATAATTATCTTTTACAAAAGCCGGGTCGCTTCCTTAGCATCAAAATTACTTACCATTTATCAAATCCTTTTTAA
- a CDS encoding SOS response-associated peptidase — MCGRTLISEAKELAKKAGVALGGGNVEKDTNRPPGSEMPVILDARPGKIHYLKWGLIPSFASEPPKYATTYARMETIHSLSTYRNLVGKRHCVFVVEGFYEFDKRQKPSQPYYFQRKDKNILYLAGLWDTWRDTASGLIIPTCAMIMQPANALMSKVHDRMPCVMTQADALKWLDRSLPVQTRLQLLQPVENDVLEGWQVDKKVNNARNKDSDNADKSGSQLNFF; from the coding sequence ATGTGTGGAAGAACATTGATTAGTGAAGCGAAAGAACTTGCTAAGAAAGCAGGGGTAGCGCTTGGTGGGGGAAATGTAGAAAAGGATACCAATCGTCCGCCCGGATCGGAAATGCCGGTCATTTTGGACGCGCGTCCCGGAAAAATCCATTACCTGAAGTGGGGATTGATTCCGAGCTTTGCCAGCGAGCCGCCAAAGTATGCTACTACTTACGCGCGTATGGAAACAATACATTCGCTATCTACTTACCGAAATTTGGTAGGGAAGCGGCACTGTGTTTTTGTTGTTGAAGGATTTTATGAGTTTGATAAACGGCAGAAACCTAGTCAGCCTTATTACTTTCAACGGAAGGATAAGAATATCCTCTATCTGGCGGGCTTGTGGGATACCTGGAGGGATACGGCATCTGGTTTGATCATTCCGACATGTGCTATGATTATGCAACCGGCTAATGCGTTGATGAGTAAGGTGCACGATCGTATGCCTTGTGTAATGACACAGGCAGATGCCCTAAAATGGCTTGATCGTTCGCTACCTGTGCAGACTCGGCTCCAGTTGCTTCAACCTGTTGAAAATGATGTGTTGGAAGGATGGCAGGTGGATAAGAAGGTGAACAATGCTCGAAATAAGGATAGCGACAATGCCGATAAATCAGGCTCGCAATTGAATTTTTTTTAA
- a CDS encoding SDR family oxidoreductase, with protein MENSWNSVVVLITGGTKGIGKAIADKLTFLGAKVIVTARSKPNQLVEGQHFIEVDHFLAVAGESIANEILERYGKIDVIVNNAGANLSPGGGYSTLHDEHWERDWQLNFMSAVRVNKSLLPSMIKQGSGSIINISTGAAKQPVWDMTMSYSSAKAALNVYSKALANELGAKGIRVNVVSPGIVKTPLMTEFIENLSNSAGSDYEATFNAVVDRVGVPLGRMAEPEEIADLVVFLASNAAKYISGTNYAVDGGAAPSV; from the coding sequence ATGGAAAATTCATGGAATAGTGTGGTCGTTTTGATAACAGGCGGCACAAAAGGCATCGGGAAGGCCATTGCCGATAAGCTAACGTTTTTAGGCGCCAAAGTGATAGTGACCGCAAGATCAAAACCAAATCAATTGGTAGAGGGACAACATTTTATCGAAGTAGATCATTTTCTAGCAGTTGCTGGTGAGTCCATAGCCAACGAAATTTTGGAGCGCTACGGCAAAATTGATGTTATCGTAAACAATGCCGGTGCTAACTTGAGTCCGGGTGGTGGTTATAGCACGCTTCACGATGAGCATTGGGAGCGGGATTGGCAACTTAATTTCATGTCGGCCGTTCGTGTGAATAAATCACTACTGCCTTCGATGATAAAACAGGGATCTGGATCGATAATTAATATTTCTACGGGTGCTGCCAAACAGCCTGTCTGGGACATGACTATGTCATATTCATCCGCTAAGGCTGCCTTAAACGTTTACAGCAAGGCGCTGGCCAATGAGCTTGGCGCAAAAGGGATTCGCGTCAATGTGGTATCGCCTGGCATCGTAAAAACGCCTTTGATGACAGAATTTATTGAGAACTTATCGAATTCGGCTGGTAGTGATTACGAAGCTACGTTCAATGCGGTAGTTGATAGAGTAGGTGTACCTCTAGGAAGAATGGCTGAACCGGAAGAGATTGCTGATCTGGTAGTTTTTCTTGCCTCCAATGCTGCGAAATACATTAGCGGCACTAATTACGCAGTGGATGGTGGTGCTGCGCCGAGTGTATAG
- a CDS encoding PepSY-associated TM helix domain-containing protein — MPITSRRAPKRSKSTFRKISEWLHLWLGLFSGIVVFVVCFTAAIWVFRDEIAYFTMPFNRVELQNLPVDRPSIYTAIAQEYLDSNHTTEKLVVSAITYREPDESILIEYADSLKHIPHGNIHLNPYTKAFIHDEYFEHSNTLQFIYFIRAGHRFFWLPPNIGSPFVGINCLVFLVVLITGIIWWYPKKWNSSTRKKSFRIKWRAKWKRLNIDLHNVLGFYTLIFAFILTYTGVYYSFDWFKTSYHTLLGEAKTILTAEKPISAGSMASQIHAHPWDAVWEQVYLREGKSDGHIKIGYPRGNGALVYMLYNPIPGKYYGAYTRMFNATTLAENPQKIPFGREGNMEYDELSAGQKLIRLNFDLHLGTIGGLSTKILACIVSLVCASLPITGFIIWYNRKRKKKKILVYIDIR; from the coding sequence ATGCCAATTACGTCCAGGCGAGCGCCTAAGAGATCAAAGTCTACCTTTCGGAAAATCAGCGAATGGCTGCATCTTTGGTTAGGTCTTTTTTCAGGAATTGTTGTGTTTGTCGTATGCTTCACTGCAGCCATTTGGGTATTTAGAGATGAGATAGCGTACTTTACAATGCCTTTCAATAGGGTAGAGTTGCAAAACCTGCCTGTAGATCGTCCATCAATTTATACAGCCATAGCGCAAGAATATTTAGATAGTAACCATACAACGGAAAAGTTGGTGGTATCTGCTATAACTTACAGAGAGCCGGATGAGAGTATACTGATAGAATATGCTGACAGTTTAAAGCACATTCCACACGGAAATATTCATCTTAACCCGTACACTAAGGCTTTCATCCACGATGAATACTTTGAGCATAGTAATACACTACAATTTATTTATTTTATTCGTGCTGGCCATAGATTTTTTTGGTTACCTCCTAATATTGGAAGTCCATTCGTAGGCATAAATTGTTTGGTATTCCTCGTGGTACTTATTACAGGAATCATTTGGTGGTATCCTAAGAAGTGGAATAGTAGTACGCGCAAAAAAAGTTTCCGTATAAAGTGGAGAGCCAAGTGGAAACGCCTTAATATAGACTTGCACAATGTATTGGGATTTTATACGTTGATTTTTGCTTTTATACTCACTTACACCGGCGTATACTACAGTTTCGATTGGTTCAAAACTAGTTATCACACATTATTAGGTGAAGCAAAAACAATACTAACTGCCGAAAAGCCAATTTCTGCTGGCAGCATGGCTTCGCAGATACATGCTCATCCTTGGGACGCCGTGTGGGAGCAGGTTTACCTTAGGGAAGGGAAGTCAGATGGTCATATTAAGATAGGCTATCCACGTGGGAATGGTGCACTGGTTTACATGTTGTATAACCCTATTCCGGGCAAGTATTATGGAGCGTATACGCGTATGTTTAATGCCACTACATTAGCAGAAAATCCGCAGAAGATTCCTTTCGGTAGAGAGGGCAACATGGAATATGATGAATTGTCTGCAGGACAAAAATTGATCCGACTTAATTTCGATCTACATTTGGGTACAATTGGGGGACTGTCTACAAAGATTTTGGCTTGCATTGTTTCGCTAGTTTGCGCATCACTTCCGATAACAGGTTTTATTATTTGGTACAATAGAAAACGTAAAAAGAAAAAGATTTTGGTTTATATAGACATTCGCTAA
- a CDS encoding VOC family protein has protein sequence MRRSNAVTYFEIPVINMERAINFYKIVFDFKIEREIIDGYEMGFIHFDDNLEGIAGSLAKGDIYRPTKSGVILYFHTNDIDFTLQKAIGLGTEILLPKIVNSNLGFAIAEISDS, from the coding sequence ATGAGAAGATCAAACGCTGTGACCTATTTTGAAATTCCAGTCATAAACATGGAACGAGCTATTAATTTTTATAAAATTGTCTTTGACTTTAAAATAGAAAGAGAAATAATCGACGGTTATGAAATGGGTTTTATTCATTTCGATGATAATTTGGAAGGGATAGCCGGATCGTTAGCAAAAGGAGATATATACCGGCCTACAAAAAGTGGTGTAATATTATATTTCCATACCAATGACATTGATTTCACACTGCAAAAAGCAATCGGGTTAGGTACGGAAATCCTACTCCCGAAAATTGTTAATAGTAATCTAGGATTTGCAATCGCAGAAATAAGTGACAGTTAA